The Medicago truncatula cultivar Jemalong A17 chromosome 4, MtrunA17r5.0-ANR, whole genome shotgun sequence genome includes a region encoding these proteins:
- the LOC25493460 gene encoding caffeoyl-CoA O-methyltransferase 5: MAVNNEEKQQLIPHTDLVHKSLLQSDALYEYILETSVFPREHPCLKELRELTENHSQKIMATPADEGQLISMLIKLINAKNTLEIGVYTGYSLLTTALALPSDGKVLALDMSREYYEMGLPIIEKAGVAHKIDFRQGPALPLLDQLLQDENNKGAFDFIFVDADKNNYINYHKRVLDLVKVGGLIGYDNTLWVGSVAAPDDAPMHSFIMNLRGYVIEFNKYLAQDLRIEICQLSVGDGITLCRRIY, translated from the exons ATGGCTGTCAATAATGAAGAGAAACAGCAACTCATTCCACACACAGATTTAGTTCACAAGTCTCTGCTTCAGAGTGATGCACTATATGAA TATATACTTGAGACCAGTGTGTTTCCAAGAGAGCACCCATGCTTGAAGGAGCTTCGTGAGTTAACAGAAAACCACTCACA AAAAATTATGGCTACACCCGCTGATGAAGGACAACTTATAAGCATGTTGATCAAGCTCATCAATGCAAAGAACACGTTGGAAATTGGTGTCTACACTGGCTACTCTCTACTCACCACTGCTCTTGCTCTTCCTTCTGATGGAAAG gtGTTGGCTTTGGACATGAGTCGTGAATACTATGAGATGGGATTGCCCATTATTGAAAAAGCTGGAGTGGCTCACAAGATTGACTTTAGACAAGGACCTGCTCTCCCTCTTCTTGATCAACTTCTTCAAGAT GAAAATAACAAGGGGgcatttgactttatttttgtggATGCTGACAAGAATAACTACATAAACTATCATAAGAGGGTGCTTGATCTTGTGAAAGTTGGAGGATTGATTGGATATGATAATACCTTATGGGTTGGATCAGTGGCAGCTCCAGATGATGCACCTATGCATAGTTTTATTATGAATTTACGTGGTTATGTGATTGAGTTCAACAAGTATTTAGCTCAAGATTTAAGGATTGAAATTTGTCAGCTTTCGGTAGGTGATGGAATTACCTTATGTCGTCGCATCTATTGA
- the LOC25493461 gene encoding caffeoyl-CoA O-methyltransferase 2, with amino-acid sequence MAINNGEEQQNQIIGHTDLAHKTLLQSDALYQYILDTSVFPNEHPCLKELREMTEKHPRNLMATPADEGQLIRMLIKLINAKNTMEIGVYTGYSLLSTALALPSDGKVLALDVSREYYELGLPIIEKAGIAHKIDFREGPALPLLDQLIQDENNKGAFDFVFVDADKDNYLNYHERIIDLVKVGGLIGYDNTLWFGSVAVPDDAPMLDFVKRLRGHVIELNKYLAKDSRVEICQLPVGDGITLCRRIS; translated from the exons ATGGCTATCAATAATGGAGAGGAACAACAAAACCAAATCATTGGACACACAGATCTTGCTCACAAGACTCTCCTTCAGAGTGATGCACTTTATCAG TATATACTTGACACAAGTGTGTTTCCAAATGAACACCCTTGCTTGAAGGAGCTTCGTGAGATGACAGAAAAACATCCTCG GAACCTTATGGCCACACCTGCTGATGAAGGACAACTTATAAGGATGTTGATTAAGCTCATCAATGCAAAGAACACAATGGAAATTGGTGTCTACACTGGTTACTCTCTTCTCTCCACTGCTCTTGCTCTTCCTTCTGATGGAAAG gTATTGGCTTTGGACGTGAGTCGGGAATACTATGAGCTGGGATTGCCAATAATTGAAAAAGCTGGAATTGCTCACAAAATTGACTTTAGAGAAGGACCTGCTCTCCCTCTTCTTGACCAACTTATTCAAGAC GAAAATAACAAGGGggcatttgattttgtttttgtggaTGCTGATAAGGATAATTACTTAAACTATCATGAGAGGATAATTGATCTTGTTAAAGTTGGAGGATTGATTGGATATGATAATACTTTATGGTTTGGATCAGTTGCTGTTCCAGATGATGCTCCTATGCTGGATTTCGTTAAACGTTTACGTGGTCATGTGATTGAGCTTAACAAATATTTAGCTAAAGATTCAAGGGTCGAGATTTGTCAGCTCCCCGTCGGTGATGGCATTACCCTGTGCCGCCGCATCAGCTGA
- the LOC25493462 gene encoding PI-PLC X domain-containing protein At5g67130 — MYSHYRSKCRALTTTIFFLLPLISSLFFTSSTACSNGNCQVLEACSAATDCGSGLFCGNCPALGLNQPICTRGQPVIPTSAVNGLPFNKYSWIVTHNAFSIVDSPPLPGVQRLTFYNQEDTVTNQLRNGVRGLMLDMYDFENDIWLCHSFQGKCFNFTAFQPAINTLKEVEAFLTQNPTEIVTIIIEDYVHTPKGLTNLFTSAGLDKYWFPVSKMPKKGNDWPTVTEMVQANHRLVVFTSDASKEAGEGIAYQWKHVVENESGDPGVQKGNCPHRKESKALNSKSSSLFLMNYFPTYPVQADSCKEHSAPLAEMVNTCYKAAGNVVPNFIAVNFYMRSDGGGVFDIVDKMNGHSLCGCSTVAACQAGASFGSCKNISVPNTSPVSNTGGVGSFNGSVQFSKSASPVHYPNCVFVFLFYFLLIAVLLKL; from the exons ATGTATTCACATTACCGTTCAAAATGCAGAGCACTAACTACCACCATCTTCTTCCTTTTACCACtcatctcttcccttttcttcaCCTCTTCCACCGCTTGCTCTAACGGCAATTGCCAG GTTTTGGAAGCTTGTTCTGCTGCTACGGATTGTGGGTCGGGGCTTTTTTGTGGTAATTGTCCTGCTTTGGGTTTGAACCAACCCATCTGTACTAGAGGGCAACCTGTAATTCCCACATCTGCT GTGAATGGATTGCCCTTCAACAAGTATTCATGGATAGTGACTCACAATGCCTTCAGCATTGTCGATTCGCCGCCTCTGCCTGGTGTTCAAAGACTAACTTTTTACAATCAAGAAGACACTGTAACTAATCAGTTGAGG AATGGAGTGCGAGGACTAATGTTGGATATGTACGACTTTGAAAATGATATCTGGCTCTGTCATTCGTTTCAAGGGAAATGCTTTAACTTCACTGCCTTT CAACCTGCAATCAATACTTTGAAAGAAGTAGAAGCATTCTTGACACAAAATCCAACTGAGATTGTTACCATCATAATCGAAGACTATGTACATACTCCAAAAGGGCTGACTAATCTTTTCACAAGTGCTGGATTGGATAAGTATTGGTTTCCCGTGTCAAAGATGCCGAAAAAGGGTAATGATTGGCCCACTGTAACCGAGATGGTTCAAGCAAATCACCGACTTGTTGTTTTCACTTCTGATGCTTCGAAGGAAGCTGGAGAAGGAATAGCTTATCAGTGGAAGCACGTGGTTGAAAATGAGT CAGGAGACCCCGGAGTTCAGAAGGGTAATTGCCCTCATAGGAAAGAATCAAAGGCATTAAACTCTAAAAGTTCGTCGCTTTTCTTGATGAATTACTTTCCAACATATCCAGTTCAAGCTGACTCATGCAAAGAGCATTCCGCTCCACTTGCTGAGATGGTGAATACATGTTATAAAGCTGCAGGGAATGTGGTGCCTAACTTCATAGCTGTTAACTTTTACATG AGGAGTGATGGAGGCGGTGTTTTTGATATTGTGGATAAAATGAATGGCCACTCATTGTGTGGATGCAGTACAGTTGCTGCTTGTCAG GCAGGTGCGTCCTTTGGATCTTGCAAGAACATTTCTGTACCTAATACAAGTCCAGTGAGCAACACTGGTGGAGTTGGAAGCTTTAATGGATCTGTTCAGTTCTCTAAATCTGCTTCGCCTGTCCATTACCCAAATTGCGTGTTTGTCTTCTTGTTTTACTTCCTGCTTATTGCAGTCTTGTTGAAACTATGA
- the LOC25493463 gene encoding uncharacterized acetyltransferase At3g50280, translating to MSREKGRERQRERGGYPRKYNNLNSSDYEKIDLTPWDLQFLPLETIQRGHLFHQPIPNQNQINHLKQTLSTTLSYFPPLSRLIITQHNVTTNNNNTSCSIICNNLGALFVHATTQNTTVDDIFQSNYTPLIVHSFFPFNGVKNYEATSKPTLAVQVTELSNGVFIEFTCNHIVADAKSFWHFVNSWSQILKGSHKISKLPSFQRWFPEESLESKFS from the exons ATGTCTAGAGAGAAAGGTAGAGAGCGACAGAGAGAGAGAGGCGGCTACCCTAG GAAATATAACAATCTCAACTCAAGTGATTATGAAAAAATTGATCTAACACCATGGGATCTCCAATTCCTTCCACTTGAAACCATCCAAAGAGGCCATCTTTTCCACCAACCCattccaaaccaaaaccaaatcaacCATTTGAAACAAACACTTTCTACAACACTCTCTTATTTCCCACCCTTAAGCCGTCTTATAATCACCCAACACAACGTgaccacaaacaacaacaacacatcatGTTCCATAATTTGCAACAACCTTGGTGCCCTATTCGTCCATGCCACAACACAAAATACAACGGTCGATGACATCTTTCAATCCAACTACACACCTCTAATTGTCCACTCGTTTTTTCCATTTAACGGCGTTAAAAACTACGAAGCTACGTCAAAACCAACTCTAGCAGTCCAAGTAACGGAGTTAAGTAATGGCGTCTTCATTGAATTCACATGCAACCACATTGTTGCAGACGCCAAGTCATTTTGGCATTTCGTCAATTCTTGGTCCCAAATCTTGAAAGGTTCCCacaaaatatcaaaactccCTTCATTTCAACGTTGGTTCCCAGAAGAAAGCTTAGAATCCAAGTTTAGCTGA